The genomic region CATCATGGAAGTTTTATAACCTTTAAGTGTCTTTAagcattttgtttgcttttttcactaATTCATTTTCATTGACCTGCAAAAAGTGGGAACAAATTAAATGTCTAATAATTTGTGGGCTGCTTAAGTAGTGGTAGGTTATGTAATGAGACATGTGGTATGATCCCATTTTATAATTCTCCCTATATGTCAATCCCTACTAACTTATTTCTAACAGAAGGTAGTAATCATTGAAAGAAATCCTTTAACAATAAAACCATCCACAGAAATAACCTTTCTTTGTATatcatatttctaatttttggctTTACTCATTACATCTCCTGTGCTgtttatatattaaattctttCAGTGGCCACAATTTTCTCAGAAATAGTTCATAATATTCCTCACTTTTCTGTAAGAACAAGTGCTGaatggggccagctctgtggccgagtggttaaagttccactcactccacttttgtggcctggggttcacgggttcggatcccagcgggacctactccactcgtcagccataccgtagaggcatcccacatacaaaacagaggaaggttggcatggatgttaactcagggtaaatcttcctcaagcacacacaaaaaaataggaagactagcaacggatgttagttcagggtgaatcttcctcaccaaaaaaataaataaataagtgctgAAAGATGAGTGATCAGCATATTTCTTAGACATGGACATAGGCACATCTCAGATGTGCAGAGTGCTTCTGGAACAAGGTCAAAGGAAATGGAACTACACAGTGAAAGTGAACTTGTTTTGACAGCGTGGTAAGTACTGTGACAGAGGTAAGCACGGGCTGAGATGCACCCAGTCCTGGGGAGAAATGGGAGGGAGGCCAGGTGTCAACCCAAGGAGGTGACACGGAGCTGAGACTTGTAGGATGAGTGGGAGTTTGTGGGGAGAAACAGTGGATAAAGAGCATTTTGGCACATACACTGGTCAAACAGTAAGCGCAGAAGAAAAAATGGCAATCTTTGATTTTTATCTTACAGAAAAGTTCTTTCTCTAAGACGAGTAGTAACTTATAGTAAACCAACAGATATGCATGGGGGATAGAATACTTTTAGATCTTTTGTATTTATATCATGAGGTTAGTGGAGAGTtagtaaaaaaaagtttttaagcaCTAGAAAATGTCATACTTTCCTCCAAGATCGGTATGCGTTAAATGTATAAATTGTTCTTACCACACCACTCTTAAAGTTCTCGATCCTTTTCTTGCCTACTTTGTTGGTTATCCACCAGGCCCACGTTGGCATGTACTGCCACAGATAGGTCATCGACAAAAAAGGCTGATCTGCGATCCAGACTTCCTTCAAATCATTGGCCATGCTGACTAACATCAGCCGCACACAACGACTGGTTGCCATCTTATAGGACTGGTCGCCACCACTGCCCACGGCCTAacgaaatttttaaaaattaagtgaatgCTGAGCATTTATCCAAGATATTTCACAGAACTGTTAAGCTAGAAAAGACGCAGAAGTCATCTAGTTGAGTGACTCCTTTAATGTGACCTCATGCCCCTTAGGAGTCCCCGTAGATACTAATAGGTATAGTAGTATAGTACACTGGGTGTCTATAAGCTAATTTATAATACTGCAAAAAGCCTAACAAAAATCATACACTTACCAAATAAGACTGTGCAGGCTAACTAAAAGATGAAGGTTCTTTGTTTTTGATCAGCATTGCATCATTTTAATGTACTTAATGATAATTATATAtcactttaataataaaaatttttaaacaaattattaaCACATAGATTTAGCAAATGAAATTCTATAAAACCTGGAGTCTATGGGGAcaaaatggatgaagaagataaaAGTGGTTCCTCAGTAATGAACAAATCTGCTATGACTAATCTATTTAACCCACTACCactctataaataaataaaccaagacCCAGAGAGGCAGTAACTCCTCTGTGCTCACACAGATCATTAGTAGTAACTAGGTCTACATTCCAACTCCCTTGATTCCTATAATAGAGTGCTTATTCTATGTACCTTAGAGCCTctccagaaaatgagaaaatataaaaaaattcagCCACACAGAACGTTTCAATGTTGTTGTAATTTGTGAATTGCTAGAAACTGGGTTTTTAAAATACTGGTAGCCCACATAATTGCTTATAAGCATATAAGCAAGGTAAAAGTAATCCTCTAAGCATATAGTAGCAATTTCTCTAGCCTCTATTAAAACTGGATGCCAAAGCAGGATCAGCTAACCCTTACAATTTTCCTAATGCCATGAGTTAAGTTTTGTAAACAATTCATAAGCAGTTCTAACGTGAAAACCCTGAGGCACAGTGATACAACACCAATATATGACTACTAAAGCATTCACCTTATTCCCCAACTAGAAAGCTTTACCTTTGTGACTTCTTCAGTTAGGGCATTGTGCACAATATTTGACTGCACAGGTCCTGGGCAAATGTTAGAAATTATTATACCTGGGTATGTGGCAAGTTCAGTTCGGAGGCCATTAAAAAAAccctaacaggaaaaaaaaaaaaaaaaaaaaagacaaagtaaatacAGACACACATCTCATGTTTACTATTAGCATGAAATTACTTTTCTTCAACTGTTTATGAAGGATAATAGCAGCACATTAATCAAATATGTTCTGAAATGCCTGCGTACAGGACAGGAAATATAATTGTAGAAGCCTATTAGGCATTTTTAACTGTAAGACTGAAAACAATCTAGATCAGGCATTCTCAGCTCTTTCCGGGTATGGATGGTTCACCCCCTTTGGTAGTGGCAGTTCATGTCATCAATGGTTTTTATGGAAGGCAAGCACCGGACAGGTAAAAAACTACCCCTGGAGATCCTGATACACCCTCCTCACACTAGTCCCCACGTCCCCACTCCAAAAGGGGTGTGTGTTTTCCAATGAGAATCACTAAGGTTGGGTTTCATTTTATCCCTCAATGTGGTCTAAAGTGCCGAGGTTGGGGCAAGGTGGAGCAAAAGGGGATTAGTACTTAGCAGAAACTATCAGAGGAATAATTCAACTTTTtcaatttctattattattttaacaattagttttagcaaacatttatcttttttgggTAGTAAGAGTACATGGCTAGTTAAAAATGTAGTATGATTGCTTACTCAAtgacttttataaaaaaaaaaaagtctagaccTCCAGACTTAAAGATACTGGCCATTTCCAAACAAAATAGGGAGTAAACATCTacttctcttcatctcttttcCTAAATTAGGAAATGTTCCAAGACTACATTGTTATAAGGTGAGTTAACTATTGAAAAGCCTAAATAGCTAACACAGGGCATGTTCATTTATGATCCAACAACATTACACAATTACCAGTCCTTAATGCTGACCCCTATCAAACACAGGGCATATGAGGGTTCATGCTGTCAcagcctaacacagtgcctgactcAGATGGACAGGAAGAAAGGCCTCATAAATGAATGAACTCCCATACCCTAACATTCTGCCCCTCTATAGCAAGAGGAGAGAGGATACCATGAAAGCCAATACATCAGACAGTAAAACCTCTACTTGTTTGAAATCGCCTGTAGTACGGTGTGTGAACTTTTCAATGAGAGACAAAGTTCACTCTATAGCTTGCTGGGAATCAGGAAGGAAATGTGCTCTTCAAAAAGAGCCTCTGGATCTCAGTGTTCAGCTATTGGTACAACTAATTAGTCTCAACCTGCCGCACTGTATCAGAGGATTGAATCAAGTAATAAAACAGTAGGTCCTGGAGGGCAGGCCAGACAACTCATGTTGTGTTTGATCGAAAGCATCCTACATGTCTTATAAGATACTTGGTGCCAAACAGATTGGGTGGCCGCCTtccctcacctgcctgcctgaGACTTGCCCAACTGCTCTGTAGGAAGTGACTGATAATGCCATTACCAAATACAAGGCAACTATCAGTGTAGCATGCTGTTTCATCACTCTCTGCAACTGTCTGCTCTTCACAGCAGAAAGAGGATGGATGGGCCTAAGGAATCATTTTCATGAAACTGTGAGGACCATTCAGCTATTACAGTTCATCATTCCAATACTGAAACATTCTACTTAAACTGACCTTCAATTGcattaattataaattatgtgtCTCCTTTGGCCTTATGATTTAATTTATTCCATGTAATAATTTAGTAACATTTCTTCACATCTACTCTTAAGTCAAcattaaaaattcattcatttttaatattcacaTCTTATAAGTCATGCAACCCAAATCAAGCTTTTCTCTTAGATTCTGCCTTGacttgattttcttcttccaaTGAAACCAAGGTAAACAGAGTCAAGGCTAGAAGCCCAGGGCTAATCAGCCAGGGGGCAGGAAAAAGAAgtcacagaaataggaaagaaaactacatcCTGAAGTGTGTGTAAAAGAAACGAGGAGTAGACCTCAAATTCGCCATGATGATGTGGTAGAAATGAGGATAAAGTGAAGGGTGACATGCTAACTAGACTGTAcacttcttgagggcaggaaccatgttTTATCATCTTATATCCCCAGGATCAGCTGCAGAGCACAGCACAGTGTGggtgctcaatacatgtttgCCAAATTAGGCAGCAGCACATGAGGCTCAAGTCTTTTTTAGCATCTTCCGGGATGTCCTCCACCAAAGGTCTCCTTGggtctctctttctgtctcccagtTCCAATGACCTCTTGCAATGATGGCCATATATATCCTCCATATACACATTTAGGTCAGTTCTATCAGAGCCGAGTTTGAGCAGCCTTACCCGAAGAGCATGTTTGCTGGCACAATATCCACTAGAAAGAGGTGCAGCTATGATACCCAGGACGCTATTCACAGTAACAAtctttccttgcttcctctcGATCATGTGAGGCAGGACACACTTTGTCAAGGACACCGTCCCTAAGTAGTTAAGCTCTATTAGTTCCTTGTAGACATCCAGGCTGGCGTCCACAACCAGAGAACGCTGGGATCTTCCACCATTGTTGACCAGAATGTCGATCTAGTTAAATAAAACCAGAAGAGGGCACTTTAGAATGACCAGGAGAGGGACTGATGCAATTCCTAGGGACGGTTGGTAAATTATTAATTTGAggaatcaatggaacaaaatggtGTATTTCCAgaagtcagcaataaaaagataaaataaaaaccagaattCACATATGGAATTAAATTCCCATCTTAAGTGGCTTTTTATGGAAAGTAACGTGTCATAAAAACAAAAGGCGCAGTGAATTTGTAGCTTCATTTGTTCTACATGGAGGCATTAGTCCTTGCTGGGTATGAAAAGTACTAATTACATAAAGCCAAAGACTCAGAGATTAAGAGGCCCAACTCATCGGCCTTGATCTCAGTGCATAGACCCATTTGCCTAAAGCCCTTTTAACGATAGCACCACAGATGGAAATCTCTTTTGCAGCTATGTTAAAGCAAGACTTAGCAATTCAAAATGCTACTTACTTTACCAAACTCCTGGAGAACTGCTTTGGTAGCCATTTCATGGGAACTCCTGTCAGTTAGGTCAAGGGGCAAAACaagtatatctttttcttttaagttgccATTCTCTAAGGAAAGACACTTAAAAATTAGTGTGGAAGTTGTGCAATAGTTCAATCAAGCTCCTTGCTACTTTCATTAAGTTTAACACCCACCCTAAAACCAGAGTTGGCAACACACTGAGAGGCCACTGTGGAAGTTTCTCTCAGTGAccaagaggaagactggcagtgatGTGGCAA from Equus caballus isolate H_3958 breed thoroughbred chromosome 24, TB-T2T, whole genome shotgun sequence harbors:
- the DHRS7 gene encoding dehydrogenase/reductase SDR family member 7, whose translation is MSGELLLWLLALCVLLAVVVQLVRFLRADGDLTLLWAEWQGRRPEWELTDMVVWVTGASGGIGEELAYQLSKLGVSLVLSARRVHELERVKRRCLENGNLKEKDILVLPLDLTDRSSHEMATKAVLQEFGKIDILVNNGGRSQRSLVVDASLDVYKELIELNYLGTVSLTKCVLPHMIERKQGKIVTVNSVLGIIAAPLSSGYCASKHALRGFFNGLRTELATYPGIIISNICPGPVQSNIVHNALTEEVTKAVGSGGDQSYKMATSRCVRLMLVSMANDLKEVWIADQPFLSMTYLWQYMPTWAWWITNKVGKKRIENFKSGVDADAYFKTWKAKHD